In Fusarium falciforme chromosome 13, complete sequence, the genomic stretch gacggcttcttcctcttccggcAGACACGCTCCTCGCCTGTGAAAACGGTtgtaaggaataatataaggcGATTGTCTTTCCAAGCGATCTGATTGACCTAATTAGATGGCGCAAGGACATATTAGTGAGGAATTCACATAGAAAAGTGTCTTAGATTACTACCTTATTGTCAGGGGTTGAGATTATCTTGACCTGGTTGAAGTCATAGCTGGTCTTAGCCCCCCCATCAGCCTTCTTATCCCGTTGAAGCTCCTTGTGTATGCCACAGTTAGGCCGGGCTGTGCCTGTGGCCCCGTGGCCATGTGTGCGGAGGCTGCGGAAGAGGTCtgccgacgagaagaggttatccacAAAGACGTGATATGTCGCTTTTGGCAGTGTATTTGCTAGGGCAACAACGACGCCTTGGGTCGAGTTTAAGGCGATAGGcttgtcttcttctttagGCTCCTTCTTTGGTGCTTGTGATGCCCTCTTGCCGCGACCTCGTGAGGATGACTCCGGCTTTGgaagctcaacaccaacggcaCCGTATTTTTCACCCTTGATGTGCCACAGCCAGTGAATAAAGAAGCCCTGTTGTGCTATGACCCAAATCTTGAACCCTAGGGGGATAGGCTTGCCCTTGACGACTGTTGTCTCGTTAGATCTGCCCGTATAGCGGATCATACACTCATCGACAGCCAGATGAGAGCCCGGGAAGAAGATCTCCGCAGACGCGGCCTGTATATGATCAGACCACTCATCATAAGCTTGGAATACCTTCGGAAGAGGCCCGGtctcgtcgatcttggtgtGGTCAAAGGGGCGAAGGTGGCGATGAAGGATCTGAAACTTCCAATACGGCATGAATTTGATGATTGAGTGTCCAGGGTGTTGCTGCCCCGGCTTCGGGGAACTCCAGTGGCTCTTAATCGTCTTTTCCTTATGTATACCCATATAAATTAGCATTCCAAGCCAGACATATACTTCTGCAACAGAGGTCCCTTGCCAAGCTCGCAGCCTTGCGTTCTTCGTCACCGGGTGCTTCCAGCTATCAACAACGTCATTTTCCTTTAGCCACGAGATCCAGCTTTTGGTGTATTGGACCCATTTCTCAACGAGGGAAATAGGAAGGAAAAGCTGGAATAGCTGCAGAGGTATTGGCGGCAGTGTGCTGATGCGAAAGTTGCGTGTTTCTACATAGAAAGGCTCGAAGTTGGTGCCGCGGTCAGTTTCGGCCGGAAAAACAGCTATCCGGGTAGGGTCATTTGGGTGCAGCTGATGACTATGATCCTCCTTGATAAAGCTCTTGTCATCATAGGCATTGAATGCCTGACTCTCTTCTAGAATTGATTGGGAATTCATTGTTGACTTCAAAATGATTTGTATGGTGTTTTGGCGGGAATTGCTTCATTGAACTAACTTTCCGTACCCCGCTTGTACCCTCGTGATGTCAGGGGTGGtgtggggcgaggtacgcgGTGCAGGCTTGTGGGCACTCATGAGATGAGAACGCCCGTCAATGACTCGGTGCCCCCTCTTCAGGGAAGTTGCCAAGCTTGGAAAGATGTACTTGAGGCCAGGACGAAATAGGAAATTTACAAACGATGATGGAACCTTCTGCCAGGATTCGATCCGTTAAGAACTTCCTTAATATGAGATTCGGCAATTTTAACTGATTCTAGTAATATTCCATATTTTATCCAAAGATACCATATCTAATTGGCGTCATTAGTCGGCAATGTCGTGGGCCGGTCTTTCATGGATGTTCATCTTTCCGTACTTTTGCACTGCCCAGTCTGCCGTTTCCGTTGGGCCGTCTCAAGCAAACTCAAAAAAACGAGTCAAGGTAAAACATTACCTTTGGAACAGGCTACCAGCCACAAGGCACTTAACTAGAACGAGCATATTTAGCCTGCTTTGTATTACACATGGCAACCCGTAGTCACAACAGCTCTGGTTGCAGCTACTGAGATACGTGTCAGGAGCAACTGGATGAGGATTCAAATTTTACATAAAAACAGCAGTCTCTTCACCCAGGGtttgcatcatcatcatacGCTTCGTTTTGCATCATTTGTACTGTTCAGAGATTCGAGCAAccacttcatcatcatccacaaCATGGGTGCATCAGATGTCACGTCAGCTGCCGCAGCCAACAATCATCCTGGGGTGGTTCCTGGCACAGTTCACCTTATCGACATTGCCACAGAACAACATGGCGGCGCAATCGAGCTTGTCCCACGCCCAAGCGACGACCCCGAAGACCCGCTCAACTGGAGCAAACGTCGCAAATATTTGTCTGCCGCGATGGTTTGCGTGTACACTCTGGGTGTTGGTCTTCCTGTTACTCTTCAGTACTCGGTTCTTGTCGACATCACCCGCGATACCGGCATTTCAACAGCGGATTTGGTTCAAGGAACTGGTGTGATGTTTCTCTTCTTAGGATGGAGCTGTCTATTCTGGCAACCCATTGCCCTCACCTACGGTCGCCGTGGCGTCTACCTTATATCATCACTTGTAACCGTCCCTCTTATGGTGTGGACGGCGTATTCCCGCTCGTCTGGCGAATGGTACGCTCATCGCATTTTGTTGGGATTTTTCGTCGCCCCCATCGAGGCCTTGCCAGAAGTCAGCATTCCTGATGTGTTCTTCGCCCATGAACGGGGATCTTGGATGGCCCTTTATGTCTTCGTCCTATTTGGCTCAAACTTTCTTGCGCCCCTTGTCGCTGGGTTCTTCTCCCAAGCATTTGGCTGGCGATGGACTATGCACTTCGGATCAATGGTAGCGGCCGTTACCTTCCTCATCTTGCTCCTTTTTATGGAGGAAACAATGTACTTTCGGGGCGCTCTTGAAGGCCTCGAAACCGAACAGTCGCAACCAACTTCGAAGGCCGCAGAGCTCGAAGGCCAGGAGGACAGGATCGAGAAGAAGTCTGACTACAACACGGGCCCCAGAAGCGATGAGCCATCAACCGGTGATGTTACCCGGACCAAAAAAAGCCTTTGGACGAGGCTGCAACCGTTTCACAAGATGCAAGGCCGCCCAAGCAAGACGGATATGTTTAAGGCGATGCTAGCCCCCCTCCCCGTCATTTTCCAGTTCCCAAATGTTACCTGGGCCGGTTTCATCTATGGTATCAATCTCTGCTGGTATAACGTCCTCAATGCTACTACCAGCCCTATCTTAAGTGCCCCCCCGTACAACTGGCCGACTGGTCTGGTGGGATGCATCTATATCGGCCCTATTATCGGCGCAGCTTTTGGGACTCTTTGGGCTGGAGTGGTCGCTGACCGCCTCACCTTATGGCTTGCTCGACGCAACAAGGGCGTGAGAGAGCCCGAGCAGAGGCTATGGCCTCTTGGCCTGTCCGCAGTACTATCATGCGCTGGGCTTATCATCTGGGGAGTCGGCGCTCAGCATAGTATTCACTGGGCAGGCTTGGCTATTGGTCTTGGAATCCTTACGTTTGGCTGCGTAACCGGAGGGTCTATCGCCTTGTCATACAACATCGATTGTTTCAAAGATATCAGCGGCAACTCGACGACCTCGGTTATCATCATTCGAAACACGCTTGGATTCGCGATATCCTATGGGATTACCCCATGGTATACCCACATGGGCTTACAGAACTGCTTTATCATGGCCGGGTTTCTGGCCCTCGGATGTACGAGTACATTTCTGCTTATGGTTTGGAAAGGCAAGGCTCTGCGACAGCATTCAGCTGATAGATACTGGAGATATGCTGAAAAGACCTTTCACCGCGAGGCAATCTGAGTTGATGCGAGTAGCGGCATGATCAAGGCAGTCACTCTTACAGAGGCGGCAGGCACCGGCATATCAACGCTTGTATAGAGTATTCTATTGTACTGCTCATCTTCAATGACAAGGTCTTACTTGACGCTCCCCGATTAATATACTAGCATTTTGAGACTCATTTCAGCTGACTGCATATACACAAACACTCTGGGTTGCCTTCTCCAACTATGCTGTTTCTAGTGACACAACTGGCAATCAGAACACTCAATCTCTTGTAGCGAAAATCTCAAGGCGAGCCTCGATAAATGCCGGGACTGTCTTACAACAGTAGCTGCTCCCCTATAGCAAATGATGCGTCAACAGTGCAGACAACTGAACTTACACATTTCATCAAGCAGCAGAGCTGTTTGCACTCGAAGAGTGCCGAGTCGAACCTGACGGAAAACTCACAACAATATGGACTAAACCCAATAGTTTGCTGCCTCCAGCGAAGCCAGTCGGTTAGAATAGCTACATGAGTTAAAAGCAGATCCGGGAGACTGAATTGACCCGATCCGGTTATATTAAACAGATGGCTAAACAGTTTAGCCTCCCTCTGTCGTCGACACACCATCATGGGGATCTGGACCTACACAAGAATTAAAGACCGAAACGGGGCCGAATCCAATGGCTATTCCAtccaagaaaaaaaggcGCTAATGAACAGGTGAAGCGAATCCATTGCACCCCAATGGATTTGGGTCACCCGCAAGTTTTATCTAGTAAAATGCATTTTAATTAGATGCATCGATTAATCATATAAAGGATAggttataaatttatttttggTGATAGAAAACCGTAATTGCGGTATTGCGACCCATTTGAAGTGTAAATAGGTCATCAAAGTTGGGCTTTGGGTTGCGGGTCAAGTAGCCTCGGGTTACCATGGGGCAGCAAACGCAATTAGATCGAACTCCAAATCAGCCACAACGGTGCATGAATAAAAAGCGGATGAATCGATAGAGAAAGGTTCATTTGATTTTATGAGACTACATTAGATGTTTAAATATTTTCAGCAAGAATTTTATTCCTCGTGAAAATCAACAATAGGAATGTACAGGGTAAGTCTAACTACTACCCTGGCCTGGTCAGGCCGTGGGAAGAGTGGTATCCCTGTCAACTCTCCAAGAGCCAATCAGAGTCAGTTGATGTTGAACTGgtatcttatcttatcagcTGGCGCAACAACTGAAAACAAACAATCACCCGATCACGTCCATACACACCATCAatatcctcgtcctcaacgTCACTCAGCGCACAATCGCAGAACGGCTCCAAATCGTCGTGTCTGCAGGAGTCACATGGACTCTGAAGTCATTGCCGCCTGGATCTGCGACCAGCACCTTCTGCTCCACACCTGCTCTGATCCGCAGACGTGTTCGTTGCCGCTCGAGTACGAGTACGAgtcctcaacctctccctccccGCGGCGGCGTCGACACGTGCTCGGCCTCTGTCCCTCAGCGAAGCGACAACGGGTTGATCGCGCTGGCACCGATCCCATCTCCGACGGAGAAGCACCGAGAGAGCGCGACATGCGACGCAGCCCGAGAAAGAAAGATGACAACCACCCAGATCAGCAAGACCCGTTCACGtccgacgacaacgacgccGATATAGCCGCCCATCAAGTTACACCGCGGCCCCGTCGGACTATTCCTCAGCAACGGCAGCAGCTGCATCATGTCTTTCCACCGCCCATGTCGTTCACTGCCAAGCTTAGCACAAGCGACCGGCAATCCTTTGCCTCTGGCTCACGAGAACGGAGCAGTGCCACCAGCCGCACACGATCTACGAGCCCCATCAAGAACCCAGACGACCTTCTTAAGCTCGAGAAACCTGTCACATGGACGAGCCCTGACCCTCGTACATTGAGGGACACGGTGAAGAAGACAGGGAGTGCCCAGGCGCTGGGCTTGTTTGACGACGTTTGGAGAGTGatacaaggagaaggatacTTGCCGCGGGAGCTGAAAAAGATATTGAAAGATGAGCTAATGGTTAGCGAGTCTCGCTTCGCGGCTGAGGATAGAGTTCTGGTCGTGGATAAGAAAGAGGTGGACGATGCCAGCCAGCTCTTCCCATCTTTTGACGCCGGGATAGCCAGCCTCCTCGCCCTTTACAACGAGCTTAGCGCTATTCGCAATATCGTCGCTACTACGATACGGTTTATAAACACGACTCGTTCTGAAGCGACGTGGAACGACCACATCCATGGCCCCGCCCTTCGCCTGGCTGTCTCTGGCATACCGCACGTCGGCGCTGAGAACATAACCCAagccgccatcgccaaggcttTTATCCCACCCTCGCGCGGGGAGCTTGAGACCTTGGGCGGGAAAATGATTGACTACGCTCTTCTGCTCCAGCCTGATAGGGATCTCGCCATCCGCATCGCCGACTTCGTCGACGGCTTCGATGGCCCACGATCCTTTAACCAATCGACGCATGGCCCGCTGTGCTATGAGCCCACGGGCGTGCTTGTTGAGACCAAGGTTGATATCCGACGGCGTGCTGAGGGTAAGGCTCAGCTGGGAGTATGGTTAGCCGCTTGGTACGGGCGTGTGGCCAAGTTTGCGCCGCTGCCTCCTGAGGATCCAGGTACGTTGGCGAACCTGCCCTTCCTCCCAGTCCTCCTCGTTGTGTGTGAGAATTGGGAGCTATACTTTGCCTTCGACAGAGAGGGCGAGGTTGAGGTGTGCGGTCCGCTCGAGATTGGCAGCACCGTTACCGTGGATGGCTCATACCGCTTGCTCGCGGTGTTGCGACTACTGGCAGGCTGGGTTAACCAAGAGTTCCGTGGGTGGGTTGAGCGGTGTGTTTCGTAGTCGACGATAGCAGATATCATGATGATACATTACAGAAACGACTAGCGAGTCGTCCTAAACCAGCAATCCAATCAAGAAATCAATCACATTTATTAACATGATCTTCAAAGAAAGTCTATCACCATTAGCATCAAAACCAAGGCGGTCAATAGCCCTGAAAAGGAATCTTATGTATAGCTGGAGTCAGAGTTGGGATCAAACTACGATATTTTGGGCCGTATCGTATTCTCCATCTTAATATACGTCGCCACGAATAAAGTCTTCTTTGTCTAACTTGCTCAGGCTATGGTAACCTGAGTTTCTTGATCTCCATGTATTGAAGAATTACTAAGGGAGGGATATCGGTACATCACAGACCCCCAGGTAAGCTCAGTTTTACTTCAAAGTTGAGACTTATTGCCTCCTGCAGGGCCTGCCACGCCTCGATTTATGTTTATATGTCAGTGCAATAGATGACATGAGGTACTTGATCGGTTTGATTTTTAAAATGGAATAGAAATTACGGGATGATGACCCTGCAGGCAGATGATCAAATTAATCTCGGCCTACACGCCTCTTGTTTCGACTCAAAGACAAAAGTCGGAAGCCACCTTAGTTTGGGAATTATTGATCTCACATTCGTAGCAACGCTCGAGTGCCCTTTAGCCAGCATCCAAAGCTCTTAGGTCTTAGCTTCGACGCGGAGCGGGAGGGCCAGAGATCCTGATGGGATGATCTACGTTATCTCGTCTCCagggaaagagaaaactgTGTCGATCCATTGCCGTTTTGGTTTGATAGAAACTCTTGTCGAAGAACCATTGTCAGCTTGTTTAACCGGCTGCAGCCACAATAGCCCCCCTCGCAGGGGTCGAGTCTTACAAGCAGGGCGGACATGAACACGGCCTAGATAGGTGCCTAACTCCAGGCAGTTGATCAAATTGTGGCGGAGATATATGGGTATCGGACCTTTATTTACGCTTGATTGGCGGGCAGGTGAGGGGATAGGCGACCCCGAAGGCAGGGAAGCGTTTGCTCAGCTTAGCGGGTCACTGGCTGGTGTGGGAGGGGGTAAGGCGCAATCGTCTTAAAGGAAGACGTGTACTACGGAGTAAGAAATCGTGGTGGGGCGGTGAGGGGAGAAACTATCGACTCAGCCGTAAGTGCGACAAGATTCGAAATCATTGGCCCGTCGTCATCTTGCCTCAGTTTAAGGTGACACTGAAAGTTGCGCCAGCGGGTAGCTGAAGCCATCGCTTACCCCGCACACCTTGTCAGATCACATCGTGGGAGGGCACACCGGCCCGCCCCGTGCTGATCGCTTAGAGCCTACTGGATGGTCTGCGTTATCTAGTCACCCTCAAAGTAAAAATCTTGCTGCTACGTTGCAGGTGCTGGTTATGTACAACCGAGCTTCCTGTCCTCCCTCGCACGATACGAAGACCCATGAGTTGCTTATCTAGCGGCAGCAGCCGAGGCGGATAAAGCCGGCAAGCTGCGGTGTTTTCTTGGCTGGTGTTGCCAACAACGCGTTGACCTATTGTTGCCTAATGCCCAAACCTATAGCAACACCAAAATAATTATGCACTCTGCCGTCTGAACTGCGCGTCGCTTTGGTCAGGCTGAGGTGGCTTACTGAGGGGTTACGAGGGCGCGTGATCGGCCATGCTACATTTGAGGGAGGCCCGAGCGGTGGTCAATGATCAAATGACCCTCTTTGATTCGACCAAGGCATGTACCTTGATGAGGCATTAGATCTGGGAGGGGAGGCTCTTTCGTCATAATCGCAGCCTGACAGTTCGTGGTGTTGTGAATCAGTATTACGTGCGGGACGTAGTCATGAGGCCAGACGGCAAGTGGGGCACAGACAAGCAGCGTGTCCGCGAGTGAATTGTTTTGCGTTGGATTTGCTCCCAAGGTTTAGTCGGGTTTTCAGTGATGGCAGGACCGGCGCACCCAGGATGATGTATTGATGCTGTGTGAGTGCAGAGTAGCCGAAGCCGAATGCGAAGATTGGGTTGCATTACCTACTTGCACAGGAAAAAGTCCCCCACCAAGTACCCCCCAAAAGCTTTCCTTGCTGCCTTACGAGGCTTTCTTTCGCCGTCCGGGGTACACAAGGGTTGTCAGACTACTagctccacagggatcattgatggcaccagtcaattgatgagaattatctaaagaacaaaagaaattgAACAGTCATGTGTCCGGGcagagctatttaagctcatgtcgTTAGGATTATGCGACAGGCcagatgtgaaaccggatagtTACATCCGGTCACACGAATGTTATGCGACAATTAGCGGTGGAGGTGATCGACCTTGGCTAACTTGAGTCTAAGTACCGCGATTTAATAGGCAATTATATACAAAGATAAGTACTATCGACCGTACAGGGTCAGGGAATATCCCACCATACC encodes the following:
- a CDS encoding Major facilitator superfamily, whose product is MGASDVTSAAAANNHPGVVPGTVHLIDIATEQHGGAIELVPRPSDDPEDPLNWSKRRKYLSAAMVCVYTLGVGLPVTLQYSVLVDITRDTGISTADLVQGTGVMFLFLGWSCLFWQPIALTYGRRGVYLISSLVTVPLMVWTAYSRSSGEWYAHRILLGFFVAPIEALPEVSIPDVFFAHERGSWMALYVFVLFGSNFLAPLVAGFFSQAFGWRWTMHFGSMVAAVTFLILLLFMEETMYFRGALEGLETEQSQPTSKAAELEGQEDRIEKKSDYNTGPRSDEPSTGDVTRTKKSLWTRLQPFHKMQGRPSKTDMFKAMLAPLPVIFQFPNVTWAGFIYGINLCWYNVLNATTSPILSAPPYNWPTGLVGCIYIGPIIGAAFGTLWAGVVADRLTLWLARRNKGVREPEQRLWPLGLSAVLSCAGLIIWGVGAQHSIHWAGLAIGLGILTFGCVTGGSIALSYNIDCFKDISGNSTTSVIIIRNTLGFAISYGITPWYTHMGLQNCFIMAGFLALGCTSTFLLMVWKGKALRQHSADRYWRYAEKTFHREAI